A window from Drosophila willistoni isolate 14030-0811.24 chromosome XR unlocalized genomic scaffold, UCI_dwil_1.1 Seg143, whole genome shotgun sequence encodes these proteins:
- the LOC6646345 gene encoding prominin-like protein isoform X1, with protein sequence MEMNSIGIWSICSFWALKFQYVLLIDEVQFDQYERYVSRFNDLDLGSRSERDDLDDRRGGLLSHVYVLANDFTGALLMDSKRIPKGYITTDGNDIDEKAIEDNWLAYLRQQRILMMMVLFLIILMILIPLIGIFYCLFCAEGRRTPLSVLCTFLCWGLMMTIVVIFMLFFLIFALIASVKLHNNLNDVLTRSICGTGNSSDSPLLTAAEVVRSTSEHLHHLHVENYKQFQQRIEQILQNEPHIIQSFIRTEANGAAIERLSQIVDNLQDTQSLFARLKDEVPQARHLATQFRDALRDVKRHLMVTLIMQCPFNECKQFYRKHAISYLDMGCLHYDLLPDTDVFIISIQGLLNNKLVDYPRNASNHLKQLSSVFKNRMNKLINTIQEDVNDGGQQLLKKSNMTTQLLERLVEELTAQPTKRQNVVRIPPVINLRNKLGKFWFHITVAIILIFLLVPVLFLFSFVLYLQSSQASRNCLCCTLVTIFVLYFLAIMLTLFFLLHGALLWHGCCSRKFIKSSPDLSPNKVLNPNKYLPVRFALTHRMPQMRADEAFQRCHNTSNENLYKLWQLEDLFNLSGLREEVIEDVRNCLHEMENSSLPVELGEIHSQAEAAIHQMLSQKNLSSYDSKRYTRYLCRQLIPEPYPGPLPDFWRSLDNLAGRVQGNSTLRNQIVNLQAFHQHLGKPLAKIVSHMLDILQKIDQHLSTSSSDSDSDIGNFGKSMRHLLNEIRMGNEFLKTKANDITISTGRNIMKYVDDSLTSYIHMVRNVTENDLNSCSPLMRSETQKMTESSDLCNRIAKPMNAIWFGLFIFSMLLLPSLCCIHLMRCNLERLNYIYESDPEMTVIEENYMPTNLVVLPPPQVSALPRCYCPYHVNLPMVPETNVDLLPMEIYENQLVKPKRE encoded by the exons ATGGAAATGAATTCAATTGGCATTTGGAGCATCTGTAGCTTTTGGGCATTAAAATTTCAATACGTTCTATTGATCGATGAAGTACAGTTTGACCAATATGAGCGTTATGTGTCAAGGTTTAATGATCTAGATCTAGGATCAAGAAGTGAAAGAGATGATTTAGATGACCGTAGGGGAGGATTATTGAGTCATGTGTATGTATTGGCCAATGATTTTACTGGTGCCTTGCTGATGGATTCAAAGAGGATACCAAAAGGTTATATAACCACAGACGGCAATGATATCGATGAGAAAGCCATAGAGGATAATTGGTTGGCATATCTGAGACAACAGCGCATTCTTATGATGATGGTCCTCTTCCTAATTATACTCATGATCCTGATACCCCTCATTGG AATATTCTATTGCCTCTTTTGTGCCGAGGGTAGAAGGACTCCTTTGTCTGTTCTATGTACATTTCTATGCTGGGGATTGATGATGACCATTGTGGTCATTTTTATGCT TTTCTTTCTAATTTTCGCCCTAATCGCGAGTGTGAAATTGCATAATAATTTAAACGATGTGTTAACAAGAAGCATCTGTGGAACGGGAAACTCTAGTGACTCGCCTCTACTAACAGCAGCCGAGGTGGTTAGATCCACATCGGAGCATCTGCATCATTTGCATGTAGAGAACTATAAACAGTTTCAGCAACGAATCGAACAGATATTGCAAAACGAACCACACATCATACAATCCTTTATTCGAACGGAAGCCAATGGTGCAGCCATCGAGAGATTAAGCCAAATTGTCGATAATCTACAGGACACGCAATCTCTTTTTGCCAGACTTAAGGATGAGGTACCCCAAGCACGACATTTGGCCACTCAATTTCGAGATG CTCTACGCGATGTTAAACGTCATCTTATGGTGACTCTGATTATGCAATGTCCCTTTAACGAATGTAAACAATTTTACCGCAAACATGCCATTAGTTATCTAGACATGGGTTGTCTGCATTACGATTTG TTGCCTGACACTGATGTATTTATCATATCGATTCAAGGCCTTCTAAATAACAAATTGGTCGACTATCCACGCAATGCTTCAAACCATCTAAAGCAGTTGTCGAGTGTGTTTAAGAATCGCATGAATAAACTAATCAATACCATTCAAGAGGATGTCAACGATGGCG GACAACAGTTGTTAAAGAAAAGCAATATGACAACGCAACTGTTGGAGAGACTTGTCGAAGAGCTCACTGCTCAGCCAACAAAACGACAGAATGTGGTCAGAATTCCACCCGTTATAAATTTGAGAAATAAACTGGGCAAATTCTGGTTCCATATCACCGTGGCaataattttgatatttttgttaGTTCCTGTCCTGTTCCTATTCAGTTTTGTTCTATATCTGCAGAGTTCGCAAGCCTCTAGAAATTGCCTCTGTTGCACGTTAGTGACaatatttgtattgtattttcTGGCCATTATGTTGACACTTTTCTTTCTCCTCCATGGAGCATTGTTGTGGCATGGATGTTGTAGCAGAAAATTTATAAAGTCATCACCAGACTTGTCGCCGAATAAAGTTCTCAATCCGAATAAATACTTACCAGTTCGATTTGCTCTTACTCATCGAATGCCCCAGATGAGGGCAGATGAGGCATTTCAAAGATGCCACAACACAAGCAACGAGAATCTCTATAAATTATGGCAATTGGAAGATCTGTTCAATTTGTCCGGGCTCCGTGAAGAGGTGATTGAGGATGTCCGGAATTGTTTGCATGAGATGGAAAATAGTTCATTGCCAGTGGAATTGGGTGAAATCCATTCGCAGGCGGAAGCGGCTATTCATCAGATGTTGAGCCAAAAGAATCTTTCCAGCTATGATAGCAAGCGATATACCCGATATTTATGCCGGCAATTAATACCGGAGCCGTATCCAGGTCCATTGCCGGATTTCTGGAGGAGTCTCGATAATCTGGCTGGTCGTGTTCAGGGCAATTCCACGCTGCGAAATCAGATTGTGAATTTGCAGGCATTTCATCAGCATTTAGGCAAACCATTGGCCAAGATTGTCAGTCATATGCTAGATATCTTGCAGAAAATTGACCAACATTTGTCCACCTCAAGTTCAGATTCTGATTCGGATATTGGCAATTTTGGGAAATCCATGAGGCATTTGCTTAATGAGATTAGAATGGGAAACGAGTTCCTCAAGACGAAAGCCAATGATATCACCATATCGACGGGTCGCAATATAATGAAATATGTCGATGATAGTCTAACTAGCTATATTCATATGGTACGGAATGTCACCGAGAATGATCTAAATAGCTGCTCCCCATTGATGCGCAGTGAAACCCAAAAAATGACAGAATCCAGTGATCTCTGTAATAGAATTGCCAAGCCCATG AATGCCATTTGGTTTGGTCTCTTCATTTTTTCAATGCTGTTGCTTCCCTCCCTTTGCTGCATTCACTTGATGCGTTGCAATTTGGAGCGATTGAATTATATATACGAATCAGATCCTGAAATGACAGTTATCGAAGAGAATTATATGCCCACCAATTTGGTGGTGTTGCCACCGCCGCAAGTATCGGCCTTGCCCCGCTGCTATTGTCCCTATCATGTCAATTTGCCCATGGTGCCGGAAACTAATGTCGATCTTCTGCCGATGGAAATCTATGAGAATCAACTTGTTAAACCCAAGCGAGAGTAG
- the LOC6646345 gene encoding prominin-1 isoform X2 has protein sequence MTTQLLERLVEELTAQPTKRQNVVRIPPVINLRNKLGKFWFHITVAIILIFLLVPVLFLFSFVLYLQSSQASRNCLCCTLVTIFVLYFLAIMLTLFFLLHGALLWHGCCSRKFIKSSPDLSPNKVLNPNKYLPVRFALTHRMPQMRADEAFQRCHNTSNENLYKLWQLEDLFNLSGLREEVIEDVRNCLHEMENSSLPVELGEIHSQAEAAIHQMLSQKNLSSYDSKRYTRYLCRQLIPEPYPGPLPDFWRSLDNLAGRVQGNSTLRNQIVNLQAFHQHLGKPLAKIVSHMLDILQKIDQHLSTSSSDSDSDIGNFGKSMRHLLNEIRMGNEFLKTKANDITISTGRNIMKYVDDSLTSYIHMVRNVTENDLNSCSPLMRSETQKMTESSDLCNRIAKPMNAIWFGLFIFSMLLLPSLCCIHLMRCNLERLNYIYESDPEMTVIEENYMPTNLVVLPPPQVSALPRCYCPYHVNLPMVPETNVDLLPMEIYENQLVKPKRE, from the exons ATGACAACGCAACTGTTGGAGAGACTTGTCGAAGAGCTCACTGCTCAGCCAACAAAACGACAGAATGTGGTCAGAATTCCACCCGTTATAAATTTGAGAAATAAACTGGGCAAATTCTGGTTCCATATCACCGTGGCaataattttgatatttttgttaGTTCCTGTCCTGTTCCTATTCAGTTTTGTTCTATATCTGCAGAGTTCGCAAGCCTCTAGAAATTGCCTCTGTTGCACGTTAGTGACaatatttgtattgtattttcTGGCCATTATGTTGACACTTTTCTTTCTCCTCCATGGAGCATTGTTGTGGCATGGATGTTGTAGCAGAAAATTTATAAAGTCATCACCAGACTTGTCGCCGAATAAAGTTCTCAATCCGAATAAATACTTACCAGTTCGATTTGCTCTTACTCATCGAATGCCCCAGATGAGGGCAGATGAGGCATTTCAAAGATGCCACAACACAAGCAACGAGAATCTCTATAAATTATGGCAATTGGAAGATCTGTTCAATTTGTCCGGGCTCCGTGAAGAGGTGATTGAGGATGTCCGGAATTGTTTGCATGAGATGGAAAATAGTTCATTGCCAGTGGAATTGGGTGAAATCCATTCGCAGGCGGAAGCGGCTATTCATCAGATGTTGAGCCAAAAGAATCTTTCCAGCTATGATAGCAAGCGATATACCCGATATTTATGCCGGCAATTAATACCGGAGCCGTATCCAGGTCCATTGCCGGATTTCTGGAGGAGTCTCGATAATCTGGCTGGTCGTGTTCAGGGCAATTCCACGCTGCGAAATCAGATTGTGAATTTGCAGGCATTTCATCAGCATTTAGGCAAACCATTGGCCAAGATTGTCAGTCATATGCTAGATATCTTGCAGAAAATTGACCAACATTTGTCCACCTCAAGTTCAGATTCTGATTCGGATATTGGCAATTTTGGGAAATCCATGAGGCATTTGCTTAATGAGATTAGAATGGGAAACGAGTTCCTCAAGACGAAAGCCAATGATATCACCATATCGACGGGTCGCAATATAATGAAATATGTCGATGATAGTCTAACTAGCTATATTCATATGGTACGGAATGTCACCGAGAATGATCTAAATAGCTGCTCCCCATTGATGCGCAGTGAAACCCAAAAAATGACAGAATCCAGTGATCTCTGTAATAGAATTGCCAAGCCCATG AATGCCATTTGGTTTGGTCTCTTCATTTTTTCAATGCTGTTGCTTCCCTCCCTTTGCTGCATTCACTTGATGCGTTGCAATTTGGAGCGATTGAATTATATATACGAATCAGATCCTGAAATGACAGTTATCGAAGAGAATTATATGCCCACCAATTTGGTGGTGTTGCCACCGCCGCAAGTATCGGCCTTGCCCCGCTGCTATTGTCCCTATCATGTCAATTTGCCCATGGTGCCGGAAACTAATGTCGATCTTCTGCCGATGGAAATCTATGAGAATCAACTTGTTAAACCCAAGCGAGAGTAG